The following proteins are co-located in the Ailuropoda melanoleuca isolate Jingjing chromosome 13, ASM200744v2, whole genome shotgun sequence genome:
- the KCNG1 gene encoding potassium voltage-gated channel subfamily G member 1, which yields LPGDNSDYDYSALSCASDASFHPAFFPQGQSLKGVFYRRAQRLRPRPQDAPRLAGQPEDRRRQIIINVGGIKYSLPWTTLEEFPLTRLGQLKACTNFDDILNVCDDYDVTCNEFFFDRHPGAFGTILTFLRAGKLRLLREMCALSFQEELLYWGIAEDRLDGCCKRRYLQKIEEFADVVERDDDDDEPLSSDDPGSEGPAEGEGRLGRCMRRLRDMVERPHSGLPGKVFACLSVLFVTVTAINLSISTLPSLREEEEQGQCSQMCHNVFIVESVCVGWFSLEFLLRLIQAPSKFAFLRSPLTLIDLVAILPYYITLLVDGAAAGRRKSGAGNSYLDKVGLVLRVLRALRILYVMRLARHSLGLQTLGLTARRCTREFGLLLLFLCVAIALFAPLLYVIENEMADSPEFTSIPACYWWAVITMTTVGYGDMVPRSTPGQVVALSSILSGILLMAFPVTSIFHTFSRSYLELKQEQERVMFRRTQFLIKTKSQLSTMSHDSDILFGSASSDTRDNN from the exons TTACCGGGAGACAACTCTGATTACGACTATAGCGCCCTGAGCTGCGCCTCGGACGCCTCCTTCCACCCGGCGTTCTTCCCGCAGGGCCAGTCCCTGAAGGGCGTCTTCTACCGCCGGGCGCAGCGGCTGCGGCCCCGGCCCCAGGACGCACCGCGCCTGGCCGGCCAGCCCGAGGACCGGCGGCGGCAGATCATCATCAACGTGGGCGGCATCAAGTACTCGCTGCCCTGGACCACGCTCGAGGAGTTCCCGCTCACGCGCCTGGGCCAGCTCAAGGCCTGCACCAACTTCGACGACATCCTCAACGTGTGCGATGACTACGATGTGACCTGCAACGAGTTCTTCTTCGACCGCCACCCGGGAGCCTTCGGCACCATCCTGACCTTCCTGCGGGCCGGCAAGCTGCGCCTGCTGCGGGAGATGTGCGCCCTGTCCTTCCAGGAGGAGCTGCTGTACTGGGGCATCGCCGAGGACCGCCTGGACGGCTGCTGCAAGCGCCGCTACCTGCAGAAGATCGAGGAGTTCGCCGACGTGGTGGAGCgggacgacgacgacgacgagcCGCTGTCCAGCGACGACCCCGGCAGCGAGGGCCCGGCCGAGGGCGAGGGCCGCCTGGGACGCTGCATGCGGAGACTGCGCGACATGGTGGAGAGGCCGCACTCGGGGCTGCCCGGCAAGGTGTTCGCCTGCCTCTCGGTGCTCTTCGTCACCGTCACGGCCATCAACCTGTCCATCAGCACCCTGCCCAGCCTGCGCGAGGAGGAGGAGCAG gGCCAGTGCTCGCAGATGTGCCACAACGTCTTCATCGTGGAGTCGGTGTGCGTGGGCTGGTTCTCCCTCGAGTTCCTCCTGCGGCTCATCCAGGCGCCCAGCAAGTTCGCCTTCCTGCGGAGCCCGCTGACGCTCATCGACTTGGTGGCCATCCTGCCTTACTACATCACGCTGCTGGTGGACGGCGCGGCCGCGGGCCGCCGAAAGTCGGGCGCGGGCAACAGCTACCTGGACAAGGTGGGGCTGGTGCTGCGGGTCCTGCGGGCGCTGCGCATCCTGTACGTCATGCGGCTGGCCCGCCACTCCCTGGGGCTGCAGACGCTGGGGCTCACCGCCCGCCGCTGCACACGCGAGTTCGGGCTCCTGCTGCTTTTCCTCTGCGTGGCCATCGCCCTCTTTGCCCCCCTCCTCTACGTCATCGAGAACGAGATGGCCGACAGCCCCGAGTTCACCAGCATCCCCGCCTGCTACTGGTGGGCCGTCATCACCATGACGACTGTGGGCTACGGAGACATGGTACCCAGGAGCACGCCCGGCCAGGTCGTGGCCCTCAGCAGCATCCTCAGCGGCATCCTCCTCATGGCCTTCCCGGTGACCTCCATCTTCCACACCTTCTCCCGCTCCTACCTGGAGCTCaagcaggagcaggagagggtGATGTTCCGGAGGACCCAGTTCCTCATCAAGACCAAGTCGCAGCTGAGCACCATGTCCCACGACAGCGACATCTTGTTTGGAAGTGCCTCCTCGGACACCAGAGACAACAACTGA